GTCACACCTGGCCGAGGCGTTGCTGGCTCGGGAGGATGAGGTCATTGTCCTCGATGACCTTTCCACCGGAAGCCTGCAAAACATCCTCCACCTGATGAAGAGGCCAGGGTTCCAGTTCATCCTGGGATCCATACTGGACTCGGACACGGTGAACCGGGCCGTGGGCGCCTGCGATGTCNNNNNNNNNNNNNNNNNNNNNNNNNNNNNNNNNNNNNNNNNNNNNNNNNNNNNNNNNNNNNNNNNNNNNNNNNNNNNNNNNNNNNNNNNNNNNNNNNNCTCGATGACCTTTCCACCGGAAGCCTGCAAAACATCCTCCACCTGATGAAGAGGCCAGGGTTCCAGTTCATCCTGGGATCCATACTGGACTCGGACACGGTGAACCGGGCCGTGGGCGCCTGCGATGTCGTCTACCATCTGGGAGCTGCCGTGGGAGTTCGGCTGGTATTTGAGCAGCCTGTGCGGACCATTGAGACCAACGTGAAGGGGACCCAGAACGTCCTGGACGCCTGCTTGCGCCACGGAAGAAAGGTCCTCATAGCCTCCACCTCTGAAGTCTACGGCAAAGACGTACACAACGGGATCGGACGCTTCGTAGAGGAGGATGACATCACTATCGGTCCATCCATGCGTTGGTGCTACGCCACCAGCAAGGCCCTCGACGAGTTCCTGGCCCGCGCCTACTGGATGGAGAAGGGGTTGCCCGTGGTGATCGCGCGGTTCTTTAACACGGTGGGTCCCCGGCAGTCTCCTGCGTATGGGATGGTCATGCCCCGGTTCGTGGAGCAGGCGTTGCAGGGGAAACCCATCACCGTGTACGGCGACGGTTCGCAGGTGCGGAGCTTCACCTGGGTCGGCGACACAGTGGACGCGACAGTCCGGCTCATGGAGACACCAAGGGCGGAAGGGGAGGTTTTTAACGTCGGATCCGATGAGGCAGTGACCATCAAAGAGCTGGCCGAGCGCGTGAGGAAGTTGGCGGAGTCGGATTCTGAGATCGTGTTCATCCCGTACGAGCAAGCCTACGGACCGGGGTTCGAGGACATTCGCTACCGCGTCCCCGACGTCACGAGACTCCGGCAGACAATCGGGTACAGACCCACCCTCACGCTGGACGAGATCATTGGACGGGTGATTGAGTACACGAGGCAGAGGTTCGGGAGCTGAGGGGTTCCTGCACCTCAGCGTCTCTGCTCCTCGGCATGCTTCTTCTGCGGAGATGGGACATGTCCAGTAGCGCAGTGATGGGGCTGGAAGAGAAAATCAGGACCGCCACGGCACGCATTGGCGTGATAGGCCTGGGCTACGTTGGCCTGCCTCTTGCCCTCCTCTTTGTGCGACGGGGATATGGGGTGTGCGGCATCGATGTAAACGAGGAGAAGGTGCGGGCCCTGAATGCGGGCCGGAGCTATATCCGTGACGTTCCCTCCGAAGAGGTCCGTG
This genomic interval from Armatimonadota bacterium contains the following:
- a CDS encoding GDP-mannose 4,6-dehydratase; protein product: LDDLSTGSLQNILHLMKRPGFQFILGSILDSDTVNRAVGACDVVYHLGAAVGVRLVFEQPVRTIETNVKGTQNVLDACLRHGRKVLIASTSEVYGKDVHNGIGRFVEEDDITIGPSMRWCYATSKALDEFLARAYWMEKGLPVVIARFFNTVGPRQSPAYGMVMPRFVEQALQGKPITVYGDGSQVRSFTWVGDTVDATVRLMETPRAEGEVFNVGSDEAVTIKELAERVRKLAESDSEIVFIPYEQAYGPGFEDIRYRVPDVTRLRQTIGYRPTLTLDEIIGRVIEYTRQRFGS
- a CDS encoding GDP-mannose 4,6-dehydratase, with amino-acid sequence MRALITGGAGFIGSHLAEALLAREDEVIVLDDLSTGSLQNILHLMKRPGFQFILGSILDSDTVNRAVGACDV